One segment of Dromaius novaehollandiae isolate bDroNov1 chromosome Z, bDroNov1.hap1, whole genome shotgun sequence DNA contains the following:
- the LOC135324865 gene encoding adenosine 5'-monophosphoramidase HINT1 — protein MADEISKAQAARPGGDTIFGKIIRKEIPASIIYEDEQCLAFHDISPQAPTHFLVVPKKPIVRLSEAEDSDESLLGHLMIVGKKCAANLGLTNGFRMVVNEGPEGGQSVYHVHLHVLGGRQLGWPPG, from the exons ATGGCTGACGAGATCAGCAAGGCGCAggccgcccgcccgggcggtGACACCATCTTCGGCAAGATCATCCGTAAGGAGATCCCCGCCAGCATCATCTACGAGGATGAGCAg TGCCTTGCGTTCCATGATATTTCACCCCAAGCTCCAACGCATTTCCTAGTGGTTCCTAAGAAGCCAATTGTCAGATTATCTGAAGCAGAAGACTCTGATGAATCT ctTCTTGGGCATTTAATGATTGTTGGCAAGAAGTGTGCTGCTAACCTGGGCCTGACCAATGGATTCCGGATGGTTGTGAATGAAGGGCCTGAGGGTGGGCAGTCTGTCTATCATGTACATCTCCATGTTCTGGGTGGTCGTCAGTTGGGTTGGCCTCCTGGCTAA
- the LOC112978806 gene encoding complex III assembly factor LYRM7, translating into MGSRGQVLKLFKLLHRTRQEVFKNDTRALEAARQKINEEFKNNQNETSAEKINELLKIASDVEVILRTSVIQAIHTDSDKILLVPRKDLLQDNTPYFDKPTKKHQS; encoded by the exons ATGGGGAGCCGCGGGCAG GTTTTGAAActttttaaattgttacacagAACCCGACAAGAGGTTTTTAAAAACGATACCAGAGCCCTGGAAG CTGCAAGACAAAAGATAAACGAAGAATTCAAAAATAACCAAAATGAGACAtctgcagagaaaataaatgag CTTCTGAAAATAGCTTCAGACGTTGAAGTGATTCTCAGAACTTCTGTTATTCAGGCAATTCACACAGATTCCGACAAAATAT tgCTTGTACCCAGGAAAGATCTGCTACAAGACAACACTCCTTACTT